The nucleotide sequence GGTTACTATTAGTGTTATGGCAGAACCAATAATTGCCACAATTTTAGCAAGTATTATTTTGAATGAAATCCCTACATTTTACTGGTATATGGGAGGATTTTTGATTTTATTAGGAATTTATTTATCTATAAGTGAACTAGAAAATGATTTTATTGATAACGATACCTAAGTTAGCATGAAAAAATGATTTAATGGCCCGTGTCCTTTACCTAATCCAGGTTCATTTTTAATTGCTAGGGTAACATAACTTTTAGCTTCCTCTACGCTTTGTTCTACTGAATAGTTTTTAGCTAAACCTGCAGCTATAGCTGAGGCATATGTACAACCTGTACCATGGGTATTAGCTGTAGGTATACGATCAGCTTTTAAAGTTGTAAATTTTTGACCATCATATATCGTATCATTAGATTTTGAATCATTAGAATGTCCCCCCTTTATTACAACAAAATCAGGACCCATAGAATGTATAATTTTTGCTGCAGATTCAATATCACTAGTGTTATTTATAGTAATCTTACTGAGAACTTCTGCCTCGGGAATATTTGGGGTTACCACAGTAGATAGTGGTAACAATTCGGAAATTAAATGTCCTATTGCATTATCTTGTATTAATTTATCTCCACCTTTAGCTATCATCACAGGATCTACAACTATGTTACCAGTTTTAGAAGACTTAATTTTTTCTGAAATAAGTTTTATAACCTCAATGGAGGCAAGCATTCCTGTTTTAATTACATTTGGATTTAAATCATTTAAGACTGCATCAATTTGTGATTCAATAATATCTATAGGTATTTCATGGATTCCATATACTCCTGTTGTATTTTGGGCAGTAACTGCTGTTATTACTGAACATCCAAATGTACCTAAAGCTGAAAATGTTTTTAAGTCAGCTTGAATTCCTGCACCCCCGCCTGAATCTGAGCCTGCTATAGTCAAACTTACTGGAATTTTCATTTTGTCTCCTCTTATTCAACAAATTCGTTCGTAAATAAATCATTTACGTCTGGTACACTAGTTATCTGGCCGGTATCGTATAACCATTTTGAAAAAACCGCCCATTTATTTTCAGCTTGAGTGCCAAATTTACCTGATTTATCAACCCACAATGGGGCTAATAATTCTACTCCAGGATACTCTATTGCTTCGTCTATTTCTTCATTTGTTGCTTTGATTAAATTATCAATACCTTTTTCAGGGTCAGAAATGGCATCATTATATCCTTTTGATATTGCTCTAGTCATTCGTTTAACAAGGTCTTTATTATTTGCTACCATTTCATCACTAGCTACCAAAACCAATTCATAATAGTCTGGTACACCCCATTGTTCCATTCTCATTACATTGACAGGGAACCCTTCGTTTTCAGCCATAATAGTTTCATGACTTAAATAACATCCTAAACATGCATCAACAGTTTTGCCAATAAGTGGAGGTACAAGATCATATCCAGTGTTGATTAATTCAATTTCTTGTTTTCCTTGTAATCCATCAGCTTTTAATAATGTGTCTAGTAAGTTTTCATTTAACGGGATTCCGGGGTAGGCAATTTTTTTACCTTTGAGGTCAGATGGTCTAGTTATGTTTGATTCTTTGAGTGTCATTATAATGTTCAATGGATGCTGAACAAAAGCCAAAACTGATTTTACGGGAATATTTTTTGATTTAGCTAGAATTAAGTCTGGTTGATAGCTAATCCCAAAATCATCTTGCCCTGCTCCAACAGTCTGTAATACTGTAGATGGATCAGACGGAGTATATATTTCTATATCGATATTTTCATCTTTGAAATATCCTTTTTCTAGTGCAATGTATAATCCAGTATGATTAGCATTTGGATACCAATCTAATGCTAATTTAACTTTTGTATCTTCTTTCGTAGTTTCACAACTTAATACAAATATGCTACTTATTAGAACCACTACAATAGATAAATATTTGAATTTCATTATTACCTCCATTGAAACATATTATTCACTGGGTGATTTCCAGTACACAATTTTTCTTTCGCAATAATTTACTAGCAAAAACAAAAAGAAACCAATAATTGAAAGCAAAAATATTGCAGCAAATACACGTTCAGTTAGAAATTGTGGTTTCGATCTTATCATTAAATATCCTAAACCTTCACTTGAACCTACCCATTCACTAATTACAGCTCCAATTACACTTGCAGCCATGCCTATTCTTAAACCTGTAAATATATAGGGCAGAGAATTAGGTATCTGTATTTTTCTGAAAATCTGAGACTTATTTGCGCCCAAAGTTTTCATCATATTAACTAGATCATCATCAATTGATTTTAATCCATCAATAGTATTAACAGCTATTGGGAAAAATGCAATGAGCCCGACAACAAGTATCTT is from SAR202 cluster bacterium and encodes:
- the thiD gene encoding bifunctional hydroxymethylpyrimidine kinase/phosphomethylpyrimidine kinase — its product is MKIPVSLTIAGSDSGGGAGIQADLKTFSALGTFGCSVITAVTAQNTTGVYGIHEIPIDIIESQIDAVLNDLNPNVIKTGMLASIEVIKLISEKIKSSKTGNIVVDPVMIAKGGDKLIQDNAIGHLISELLPLSTVVTPNIPEAEVLSKITINNTSDIESAAKIIHSMGPDFVVIKGGHSNDSKSNDTIYDGQKFTTLKADRIPTANTHGTGCTYASAIAAGLAKNYSVEQSVEEAKSYVTLAIKNEPGLGKGHGPLNHFFMLT
- a CDS encoding pyrimidine biosynthesis enzyme produces the protein MEVIMKFKYLSIVVVLISSIFVLSCETTKEDTKVKLALDWYPNANHTGLYIALEKGYFKDENIDIEIYTPSDPSTVLQTVGAGQDDFGISYQPDLILAKSKNIPVKSVLAFVQHPLNIIMTLKESNITRPSDLKGKKIAYPGIPLNENLLDTLLKADGLQGKQEIELINTGYDLVPPLIGKTVDACLGCYLSHETIMAENEGFPVNVMRMEQWGVPDYYELVLVASDEMVANNKDLVKRMTRAISKGYNDAISDPEKGIDNLIKATNEEIDEAIEYPGVELLAPLWVDKSGKFGTQAENKWAVFSKWLYDTGQITSVPDVNDLFTNEFVE
- a CDS encoding ABC transporter permease, which translates into the protein MGHRITKFNTNLKNIFVQWFPALILIFTLLVIWEISCNLADVPKWLLPVPTDIVVELYEHWNLLLRHSFVTLYEILIGFSFSIVSGILIGGFIVYSKTLEKALYPIIISSQTIPIIAIAPILLVWFGYGLLPKILVVGLIAFFPIAVNTIDGLKSIDDDLVNMMKTLGANKSQIFRKIQIPNSLPYIFTGLRIGMAASVIGAVISEWVGSSEGLGYLMIRSKPQFLTERVFAAIFLLSIIGFFLFLLVNYCERKIVYWKSPSE